In Panicum virgatum strain AP13 chromosome 4N, P.virgatum_v5, whole genome shotgun sequence, a single window of DNA contains:
- the LOC120670903 gene encoding uncharacterized protein LOC120670903, with amino-acid sequence MAVEPNMARRLWHVVRAVLFMLRKGVSKRKLAMDLHLLLQRGKIAGKALGNLMTAYGHHHNNAAAEAAVPPPPQFSCRALDPALAVYDPRGVREVEFSCSNTPSYPSLHLIPTGKRRRRNNRRTHRGANGAEPGWYNYDAADIARVFEILNNNEQLLGAGSDDASPGADDQPSPLALIATPSPALWASFGRTPAHVRQLRITDSPFPLRDDAAGDGGQVDREAEEFIKKFYDQLRTQQSLATATATPDYGHGSYGGYAAARPVSGVA; translated from the coding sequence ATGGCGGTGGAGCCGAACATGGCGCGGCGTCTGTGGCACGTGGTGCGCGCCGTGCTGTTCATGCTCCGCAAGGGCGTGTCGAAGCGGAAGCTGGCCAtggacctccacctcctcctccaacgCGGCAAGATCGCCGGCAAGGCGCTGGGCAACCTCATGACCGCATACGGCCACCACCACAACAacgcggcggccgaggcggcggtgccgccgccgccgcagttctCGTGCCGCGCCCTCGACCCGGCCCTCGCCGTCTACGACCCGCGCGGCGTCCGCGAGGTGGAGTTCAGCTGCAGCAACACCCCCTCGTACCCGTCCCTCCACCTCATCCCCaccggcaagcgccgccgccgcaacaaCCGCCGCACCCACCGCGGCGCCAACGGCGCGGAGCCGGGGTGGTACAACTACGACGCGGCGGACATTGCCAGGGTCTTCGAGATCCTCAACAACAACGAGCAGCTCCTCGGCGCCGGCAGCGACGATGCCTCGCCGGGCGCCGATGACCAGCCGTCGCCGCTCGCGCTGATCGCCACGCCGTCCCCCGCGCTGTGGGCGAGCTTCGGCCGCACGCCCGCGCACGTGAGGCAGCTGAGGATCACCGACTCGCCGTTCCCGCTGAGGGACGACGCGGCCGGGGACGGCGGCCAGGTGGACCGGGAGGCCGAGGAGTTCATCAAGAAGTTCTATGACCAGCTGCGCACGCAGCAGAGCCTCGCCACCGCTACCGCCACGCCCGACTACGGCCACGGCTCGTACGGCGGgtatgcggcggcgcggccggtctCCGGCGTCGCCTAA